A part of Saccopteryx bilineata isolate mSacBil1 chromosome 12, mSacBil1_pri_phased_curated, whole genome shotgun sequence genomic DNA contains:
- the LOC136316390 gene encoding dynein light chain Tctex-type 1-like, with translation MEDFQGSEEATFVVDEVSSIVKEAVESVIGGSAYQHSKVNQWTNNVVEQTLSQLSKLGKPFKYIVTCVIMQKNGAGLHSASSCFWDSSTDGSCTVRWENKTMYCIITTFGLSI, from the exons ATGGAAGACTTTCAGGGTTCCGAAGAG gcgACTTTTGTTGTTGATGAAGTGAGCAGCATTGTCAAAGAG GCCGTGGAAAGTGTCATCGGAGGCAGCGCCTACCAGCACAGCAAGGTCAACCAGTGGACCAACAATGTAGTGGAACAAACTCTGAGCCAACTCAGCAAGCTGGGAAAACCATTTAAATACATTG TGACCTGTGTAATAATGCAGAAGAACGGAGCAGGATTGCACTCGGCGAGTTCTTGCTTCTGGGACAGCTCTACTGACG GGAGCTGCACCGTGCGGTGGGAGAACAAGACCATGTACTGCATCATCACCACCTTCGGGCTGTCCATCTGA